In Malus sylvestris chromosome 15, drMalSylv7.2, whole genome shotgun sequence, a single genomic region encodes these proteins:
- the LOC126604438 gene encoding 17.1 kDa class II heat shock protein-like, with protein sequence MDIRIPGFDAPLFSTLQHIMDVADDAEKSFNAPTRTYVRDAKAMAATPADVKEYPNSYVFVVDMPGLKSGDIKVQVEDDNVLLISGERKREEEKEGVKYVRMERRVGKFMRKFVLPENANVDAISAVCQDGVLTVTVEKLPPPEPKKPKTIEVKIG encoded by the coding sequence ATGGACATCAGAATCCCCGGTTTTGATGCCCCACTCTTCTCCACACTGCAGCACATCATGGACGTCGCCGACGACGCCGAGAAGTCATTCAACGCCCCCACCCGGACCTACGTCCGCGACGCCAAGGCGATGGCCGCGACGCCAGCCGACGTCAAGGAGTACCCTAACTCCTACGTGTTCGTGGTGGACATGCCAGGGTTGAAGTCCGGGGACATAAAGGTCCAGGTGGAGGACGACAATGTACTTCTGATCAGCGGCGAGAGGAAGCGGGAGGAGGAAAAGGAAGGGGTTAAGTACGTGAGGATGGAGAGGAGGGTTGGCAAGTTCATGAGGAAGTTTGTGCTGCCGGAGAATGCGAATGTAGATGCGATTTCTGCTGTTTGCCAGGATGGGGTTCTGACTGTGACGGTTGAGAAGCTGCCGCCACCGGAGCCAAAGAAGCCGAAGACAATCGAGGTCAAGATCGGTTGA